Proteins from a single region of Sphingomonas sp.:
- a CDS encoding SRPBCC family protein: MFTLSHAVEVNPAGAEPVLAAEDVWRGLVMKAENALPFVPGMSRCDIIERGENWLLREVEFAGDTHRERISFRAPVQVHFERVGEGGFIENTISSSDHGPLLTFTFGLQFPGIEPGSPAERERGEGMKGAYIGAVAATLSRVREMKRNGEL, translated from the coding sequence ATGTTCACGCTATCGCACGCCGTAGAGGTCAATCCGGCCGGTGCGGAACCGGTTCTCGCGGCTGAGGACGTCTGGCGCGGCCTCGTCATGAAGGCCGAGAACGCGCTGCCGTTCGTTCCCGGCATGTCGCGGTGTGACATTATAGAACGCGGCGAGAACTGGCTGTTGCGTGAGGTCGAGTTTGCCGGGGACACGCACCGGGAGCGCATCAGCTTCCGCGCGCCGGTGCAGGTGCACTTCGAGCGGGTCGGCGAAGGCGGCTTTATCGAGAACACGATCAGCTCGTCCGATCATGGACCGTTGCTGACCTTCACCTTCGGCCTGCAATTTCCGGGGATCGAGCCGGGCTCGCCAGCGGAACGTGAGCGGGGCGAAGGCATGAAGGGTGCATATATCGGCGCTGTCGCGGCAACGCTTTCCCGCGTCCGGGAAATGAAGCGGAACGGCGAACTCTAG
- a CDS encoding 2-hydroxymuconate tautomerase family protein: MPIIRAEIVAGRSWEKRQELMRKLAEAAAEALDAPLATVRVLVTEIEPHHWSVGGEPKALPDADPANA; encoded by the coding sequence ATGCCCATTATCCGGGCCGAGATCGTGGCGGGGCGAAGTTGGGAGAAGCGGCAGGAACTGATGCGCAAGCTGGCGGAAGCGGCGGCTGAGGCGCTCGACGCGCCGCTTGCCACCGTGCGCGTGCTGGTAACCGAGATCGAGCCGCATCATTGGTCGGTCGGCGGCGAGCCCAAGGCCCTGCCGGACGCGGATCCGGCCAATGCGTAG
- a CDS encoding GntR family transcriptional regulator, producing the protein MGFDLGILHPIDRGEIRRTAVAVFESLQAAILDGRLRPDTILSQVEVAKALNVSRTPVREAMRMLQEGGLLVGEPNYRSRVVGFDASDIEALYIKRVTLEALAVSITTKRMTDALCGEIGATIQVLEGDEGHRDFECWRSHHRRLHQLMVSQAGSTLIEELRTLELRSARYQSASKGAHLPGWWQRGEDEHRRIFAAISERNVAQAGELAARHLARTALELLAALAPEFDSSRLRDGLHFAIAGCHAVANGN; encoded by the coding sequence ATGGGATTTGATCTGGGCATACTGCATCCAATCGACCGTGGAGAAATCCGCCGGACGGCCGTCGCGGTGTTCGAAAGTCTGCAAGCCGCTATTCTCGATGGGCGGCTTCGGCCCGACACGATTTTGTCGCAGGTCGAAGTTGCCAAGGCGCTGAACGTCAGCCGGACGCCGGTCCGCGAAGCGATGCGGATGCTGCAGGAGGGCGGGCTTCTGGTCGGCGAGCCCAATTACCGCAGCCGCGTCGTCGGCTTCGACGCCAGCGATATCGAAGCGCTCTATATCAAGCGGGTGACGCTCGAGGCGCTGGCCGTGTCGATCACCACCAAGCGCATGACCGACGCGCTGTGCGGCGAGATCGGCGCGACCATCCAGGTCCTCGAAGGCGATGAGGGGCACCGCGATTTCGAATGCTGGCGGTCGCATCACCGCCGCCTGCATCAGTTGATGGTGTCCCAGGCGGGATCGACATTGATCGAAGAATTGCGCACGCTCGAGCTGCGCAGCGCGAGATATCAGTCGGCCAGCAAGGGCGCGCATCTGCCGGGCTGGTGGCAGCGCGGCGAGGACGAGCATCGCAGGATTTTCGCGGCGATAAGCGAGCGCAACGTGGCGCAGGCCGGCGAGCTCGCCGCGCGCCACCTTGCCAGAACGGCGCTGGAACTGCTCGCGGCCCTGGCGCCGGAATTCGATTCCTCGCGGCTGCGCGATGGCCTGCATTTCGCGATCGCCGGCTGCCACGCCGTGGCAAACGGTAACTGA
- a CDS encoding TonB-dependent receptor: MKSAFLACSMLAISAAASPAFAQQADNTTGDDEIVVTATRNETLLSKTPIAMTAISTEQLRDQGITDPTRLVEAAPNLQIDRVMGQGVQITIRGVSSADNSQKGDPSAAFLNDGIYIARQQAVEVSLFDLERVEVLRGPQGTLYGRNTTAGVVNVISARPTNKFSVSGDFAYGNFDTIQATGVVNVPLGDNFAVRAAVNFNRRDNYVLRFPGSPGLRVNSPAVLPRPVGPSLDPGKDDLSFRLGAKLDIGERIRLYLKGDYSEIKGSNTTGVAVSNFYQMPIAGPAAGQRGATPVYLTDRTDTQHRTLNYPQINRPLNDNRTWGIHGELEVDLADNVTATYLGSYREFRRDEVQGMLVGVSYPGPPGPPPNIVFPLDATYKGDYYQQSHELRLAYNSDLLTAQAGAYYFRESSVTEFLLFGTRFFQPGQRGYIYGFPTPSTISKTLGFFGQATLNVGDNLRFTAGIRHTTDDKSRLGYVINHVKLTDPLDFTTGTQPGTTNPGSAATGGQPVRDSLNNASVNYSKVTWKLGVDFDLTPSTLLYATVSTGYKAGGFNDGCLAGQANCATPAPASALFYKPETLTSYEAGVKANLLDRKLRVTAAAFHYDYSNLQLSQINATYCGGPCLVISNAAKAKIDGVEFEAIANPSPRNRFNFAINWLDARYTDYLLTPGVNFAGEKLDRSPEWTAMAGYQYTLPVGDGSLVLGARTRMSDRYQMISTSLRNFFRQPAFTKTDLTLTYNAPGDMFYIQGYLKNLENVLTVGSVSLSANFPSFTDGNLQFGDPRTYGVRAGFRF, translated from the coding sequence ATGAAAAGCGCATTCCTGGCGTGTTCGATGCTTGCGATCAGCGCGGCGGCATCGCCGGCTTTCGCACAGCAGGCCGACAACACGACCGGTGACGACGAAATCGTCGTCACCGCGACTCGCAACGAGACGCTTCTGTCGAAGACGCCGATCGCGATGACGGCGATCAGCACCGAGCAGCTTCGCGATCAGGGCATCACCGATCCGACCCGCCTGGTCGAGGCGGCGCCGAACCTGCAGATCGACCGCGTGATGGGCCAGGGCGTGCAGATCACGATCCGCGGCGTCTCCAGCGCCGACAACTCACAAAAGGGCGATCCTTCGGCGGCGTTCCTCAACGACGGCATCTACATCGCCCGGCAACAGGCGGTGGAAGTCAGCCTGTTCGACCTCGAGCGGGTCGAGGTGCTGCGCGGGCCGCAGGGCACGCTCTACGGCCGCAACACCACGGCGGGCGTGGTCAATGTGATTTCGGCGCGTCCGACCAACAAATTCTCGGTCTCGGGCGACTTCGCCTATGGCAATTTCGACACGATCCAGGCGACCGGTGTGGTCAACGTGCCGCTGGGCGACAATTTCGCGGTGCGCGCGGCAGTGAACTTCAACCGCCGCGACAATTACGTGCTGCGCTTTCCCGGCAGCCCCGGTCTGCGGGTGAACTCGCCGGCTGTCCTGCCGCGGCCCGTCGGCCCCTCGCTCGATCCAGGCAAGGACGATCTGTCGTTCCGCCTCGGCGCCAAGCTCGACATCGGCGAGCGCATCCGGCTGTACCTGAAGGGCGACTATAGCGAGATCAAGGGCAGCAACACCACCGGCGTCGCCGTCTCCAACTTCTATCAGATGCCGATCGCCGGTCCCGCGGCCGGGCAGCGCGGCGCCACGCCGGTCTACCTGACGGACCGCACCGATACGCAGCACCGCACGCTGAACTACCCGCAGATCAACCGGCCGCTCAACGACAACCGCACCTGGGGCATTCACGGTGAGCTCGAAGTCGATCTGGCCGACAATGTCACCGCCACCTATCTCGGATCGTATCGCGAGTTCCGGCGTGACGAGGTGCAGGGCATGCTGGTCGGCGTAAGCTATCCGGGACCTCCGGGACCGCCCCCGAACATCGTCTTCCCGCTCGATGCGACCTATAAGGGCGACTATTACCAGCAGTCGCACGAGCTGCGGCTGGCCTATAATTCCGATCTGCTGACGGCGCAGGCTGGCGCTTATTATTTCCGCGAGAGTTCGGTGACCGAATTCCTGCTGTTCGGCACGCGCTTCTTCCAGCCCGGCCAGCGCGGTTACATCTACGGCTTCCCGACCCCATCGACGATCTCCAAGACGCTCGGCTTTTTCGGGCAGGCCACGCTCAATGTCGGCGACAACCTCCGCTTCACCGCGGGCATCCGTCATACCACCGACGACAAGTCGCGCCTTGGCTATGTGATCAACCATGTGAAGCTGACCGATCCGCTCGACTTCACGACCGGAACCCAGCCGGGAACGACCAACCCCGGCAGCGCGGCGACCGGCGGACAGCCGGTGCGCGACTCGCTCAACAACGCTTCGGTGAACTACAGCAAGGTGACCTGGAAGCTCGGCGTCGATTTCGACCTGACCCCCAGCACGCTGCTCTATGCGACGGTATCGACCGGCTACAAGGCTGGCGGGTTCAACGATGGCTGCCTGGCCGGCCAGGCCAACTGCGCCACTCCGGCTCCCGCTTCGGCGCTGTTCTACAAGCCCGAAACGCTGACCTCGTATGAAGCTGGCGTGAAGGCCAACCTGCTCGACCGCAAGCTGCGGGTGACGGCGGCGGCATTCCACTACGACTATTCGAACCTGCAGCTGAGCCAGATCAACGCCACCTATTGCGGGGGTCCATGCCTGGTGATCAGCAACGCCGCCAAGGCGAAGATCGACGGTGTCGAATTCGAAGCCATCGCCAATCCGAGCCCGCGCAACCGGTTCAACTTCGCGATCAACTGGCTCGATGCCCGTTATACCGACTATCTGCTCACCCCCGGCGTCAATTTCGCCGGCGAGAAGCTCGACCGCTCGCCCGAATGGACGGCGATGGCCGGCTATCAATATACCCTGCCGGTCGGAGACGGCAGCCTGGTCTTAGGCGCGCGCACGCGGATGAGTGATCGCTATCAGATGATCAGCACGTCGTTGCGCAACTTCTTCCGTCAGCCGGCCTTTACCAAGACCGATCTGACGCTGACCTACAACGCACCGGGCGATATGTTCTACATCCAGGGCTATCTGAAAAACCTGGAGAACGTCCTGACCGTAGGCAGCGTCTCGCTGTCGGCCAACTTCCCGTCCTTCACCGACGGCAACCTCCAGTTCGGCGACCCGCGGACCTATGGCGTCCGCGCCGGGTTCAGGTTCTGA
- a CDS encoding sugar phosphate isomerase/epimerase — MFGSRSEAAEKGPLPTVFGGVHMGVCLFDFRDLPRLPDTLAYVDTLVDACRQVGAGLVEINARNLEPASDLPHAGIPRLWDEAPTGPPAMLEAYRRMRPGEVRAARDHLRKWRVSTPPRFFGEVRQKFADAGLTPFAYGFTFTPDMSDAEIDAAFRQARALGVRVFGTGATRIEMAPRLVPYAEHYRMDLGFHNHTATQNPNEVASRESLERLLSLSPRVKINLDVGHFTAADQDVMAFVHERLDRISHFHMKDRKRGLGPGTPWGEGDAPLAELLRYVRERGSDVPAIVEYEYRGTGGGVAETRRCFDYMKWALGA, encoded by the coding sequence GTGTTCGGAAGCAGATCCGAGGCTGCGGAAAAGGGGCCGCTGCCGACGGTCTTTGGCGGCGTCCATATGGGCGTGTGCCTGTTCGACTTCCGCGACCTGCCGCGCCTGCCGGATACCCTTGCCTATGTCGATACGCTGGTCGATGCCTGCCGCCAGGTCGGCGCCGGGCTGGTCGAGATCAATGCCAGGAATCTCGAGCCGGCCAGCGACCTGCCGCATGCGGGGATACCGCGGCTGTGGGACGAGGCGCCGACCGGGCCTCCGGCCATGCTCGAGGCGTACCGGCGGATGAGGCCGGGGGAAGTGCGCGCGGCGCGCGATCATCTGCGCAAATGGCGGGTGTCGACGCCGCCGCGGTTTTTCGGCGAGGTCCGGCAAAAGTTCGCCGATGCGGGGCTGACGCCCTTCGCCTATGGCTTCACTTTCACTCCCGACATGAGCGATGCCGAGATCGACGCCGCCTTCCGCCAGGCGCGGGCGCTGGGCGTGCGCGTCTTCGGTACGGGGGCGACCAGGATCGAGATGGCGCCGCGGCTGGTGCCCTACGCCGAGCACTATCGGATGGACCTCGGCTTCCACAATCATACCGCGACGCAAAATCCCAACGAGGTCGCCTCACGCGAATCGCTGGAGCGGCTGCTGTCGCTGTCGCCGCGCGTGAAGATCAATCTCGATGTCGGCCATTTCACCGCCGCCGATCAGGACGTCATGGCCTTTGTTCACGAGCGGCTCGACCGGATCAGCCATTTCCACATGAAGGATCGCAAGCGCGGCCTGGGGCCGGGCACGCCCTGGGGCGAAGGCGATGCGCCGCTGGCCGAGCTGCTGCGGTACGTTCGCGAACGCGGCTCCGATGTGCCGGCCATCGTCGAATATGAATATCGCGGCACGGGCGGCGGCGTCGCCGAGACCAGGCGCTGCTTCGATTATATGAAGTGGGCGCTGGGAGCATGA
- a CDS encoding DUF6152 family protein: MRVRAALLAIAATGGIVAPAVAHHSFSMFDQTKTLMWQGTVKEYKWSNPHTHIIIVVPANKPMAGTWDIEGASPNIMLRQGWNKGTFKPGDKITVAGHPLRSGEKGASLYYAISPTGQKLYHDVSRAPGG; this comes from the coding sequence ATGCGCGTTCGAGCTGCACTGCTCGCCATTGCCGCCACCGGCGGAATCGTCGCGCCGGCTGTGGCCCATCACTCGTTTTCGATGTTCGATCAGACCAAGACGCTGATGTGGCAGGGAACGGTGAAGGAATATAAGTGGAGCAATCCACATACCCATATCATCATCGTCGTGCCCGCGAACAAGCCGATGGCCGGAACCTGGGACATTGAGGGCGCCAGCCCCAACATCATGCTGCGCCAGGGCTGGAACAAGGGCACGTTCAAGCCCGGCGACAAGATCACCGTCGCCGGTCACCCGCTGCGCAGCGGCGAGAAGGGCGCATCGCTTTATTACGCGATCAGCCCGACCGGGCAGAAGCTGTATCACGATGTGAGCCGCGCGCCGGGCGGCTAA
- a CDS encoding glycoside hydrolase family 3 C-terminal domain-containing protein — translation MRNILLASIAGTVAVFTAPIAAAQEAGAPPAAAPAAATPPDAARWTPRVRKLLSELTLDEKLGLFIGGFSPDSHGESGYVPGVPRLGIPALSLVNGPTGVENNYETTAVPTGIGLAATFNDKLAYSYGQILGWDARASGSDVLLGPQLDLARSANWGRNYSALGEDPLLTARLGAAQIKAIQATGTMATAKHFLAHNGGVINGDGPRAAMDIRIDERTQQELYLLPYEAAFKADLAAVMASYAFTNGRWSSENRDNLTGFLRHQFGWGGFVMSDWTATHSTADSLRAGLDLEMPGYGIAGQPGQWPHYFGDKMKEAIAAGQVSASEVDVPVGRILTQMEKFGMFDGTRVKPPASIDVEREAAMARAIAVESGVLLRNEGNALPLKTGGGETLGVIGPTGGQLAPGSATGRSTGFEARLISPLDALRRAGVTAEYAVGNDQTGMAVPATYLRTNNGAPGLKRRQGDAVSVDPTLDFVGARALPAKTSANWSGMLTVPETGRYLLMIQSWGGSAILKIDGKPVRTSAKVAFHGPPRKWTALLPTTDGLDNGQSEQQFEAGKSYQIDIEELGDTANPVQIRLAWVTPEMRRQNIDEAVALARRVKTPVVFAWNKSGELAQAPQTINLPDEQDALIEAVAAANPNTIVVLNTGNPVAMPWRDKVKAILEMWYPGQEGGWATADLLLGKANPSGKLPITFPKRFEDTPVMDPDHPERRAAKDNAISYSEGLLIGYRWYDTRGIQPLYAFGHGLSYTQFRYSGLKTRPKGDGAEVRFTVTNTGKVAGAETAQVYLAAPPEAPAPMPSKSLVGFDKVNLAPGRSATIKIEIPARAFSYWSAERKAWTKIPGPRTVLIGGASDSTSLTGTLSAGN, via the coding sequence ATGAGGAATATCCTGCTGGCGTCGATCGCCGGCACCGTCGCCGTGTTCACCGCTCCGATCGCAGCCGCGCAGGAAGCGGGTGCTCCGCCCGCAGCTGCACCGGCAGCCGCGACACCACCGGATGCCGCCCGCTGGACGCCGCGCGTCCGCAAGCTTCTGTCGGAACTGACGCTGGACGAGAAACTGGGCTTGTTCATCGGCGGCTTCTCTCCCGATTCCCATGGCGAATCCGGCTATGTGCCCGGCGTGCCTCGGCTCGGCATTCCCGCGCTCAGCCTGGTCAACGGCCCGACCGGCGTGGAGAATAATTACGAGACCACCGCGGTGCCGACCGGGATCGGCCTCGCCGCGACGTTCAACGACAAGCTGGCCTATAGCTATGGCCAGATCCTCGGCTGGGATGCCCGTGCCAGCGGCTCCGATGTGCTGCTCGGGCCGCAGCTCGATCTGGCGCGCTCGGCCAATTGGGGCCGCAACTACAGCGCATTGGGCGAAGATCCGCTGCTGACCGCCCGGCTCGGTGCCGCGCAGATCAAGGCGATCCAGGCGACCGGCACGATGGCCACCGCCAAGCATTTCCTCGCCCATAATGGCGGCGTCATCAATGGCGACGGTCCCCGCGCGGCGATGGATATCCGGATCGACGAACGTACCCAGCAGGAGCTGTACCTGCTGCCCTATGAGGCAGCCTTCAAGGCGGACCTGGCGGCGGTCATGGCATCCTATGCCTTCACCAACGGCCGGTGGAGCAGCGAGAATCGCGACAATCTGACCGGCTTCCTTCGCCACCAGTTCGGCTGGGGAGGGTTCGTCATGTCGGACTGGACCGCGACCCATTCGACGGCGGATTCGCTGCGCGCCGGCCTCGACCTGGAGATGCCGGGCTATGGCATCGCCGGCCAGCCCGGCCAATGGCCCCATTATTTTGGGGACAAGATGAAGGAGGCGATCGCAGCCGGGCAAGTGTCCGCGAGCGAAGTCGATGTGCCGGTCGGCCGCATCCTCACCCAGATGGAAAAGTTCGGCATGTTCGACGGGACGCGCGTCAAGCCGCCCGCGTCGATCGATGTCGAGCGCGAGGCCGCGATGGCCCGCGCGATCGCCGTGGAATCGGGCGTGCTCCTGCGCAACGAAGGTAACGCGTTGCCGCTCAAGACCGGTGGTGGCGAGACGCTCGGTGTGATCGGCCCGACCGGAGGGCAACTCGCCCCCGGCTCGGCAACCGGGCGTTCCACCGGGTTCGAAGCGCGCCTGATCTCGCCGCTCGATGCGCTGCGCCGTGCGGGTGTGACGGCTGAATATGCGGTCGGCAATGACCAGACCGGCATGGCGGTCCCCGCCACCTATCTCAGGACCAACAATGGCGCGCCGGGCCTCAAGCGGCGGCAGGGCGACGCCGTGTCGGTCGATCCGACCCTGGATTTCGTCGGCGCGCGGGCGTTGCCGGCCAAGACCAGTGCCAATTGGAGCGGCATGCTGACGGTGCCGGAAACCGGGCGTTATCTGCTGATGATCCAGAGCTGGGGCGGCTCGGCTATCCTCAAGATCGACGGCAAGCCGGTCCGCACCTCGGCCAAGGTGGCGTTCCATGGCCCGCCGAGGAAGTGGACGGCGTTGCTGCCGACCACCGACGGTCTCGACAACGGACAGTCCGAGCAGCAGTTCGAGGCCGGCAAGTCCTACCAGATCGATATCGAGGAACTGGGCGACACCGCCAATCCGGTGCAGATCCGCCTCGCCTGGGTAACGCCGGAAATGCGGCGCCAGAATATCGACGAGGCGGTGGCCCTGGCCAGGCGCGTCAAGACGCCGGTCGTGTTCGCCTGGAACAAGAGCGGCGAACTGGCCCAGGCGCCGCAGACCATCAACCTGCCCGACGAGCAGGATGCGCTGATTGAAGCGGTCGCCGCGGCCAACCCCAACACGATTGTCGTGCTCAATACCGGCAATCCGGTCGCGATGCCGTGGCGCGACAAGGTCAAGGCGATCCTGGAGATGTGGTATCCTGGCCAGGAAGGCGGGTGGGCGACCGCCGATCTGCTGCTTGGCAAGGCCAACCCCAGCGGCAAGCTGCCGATCACCTTCCCGAAACGCTTCGAGGACACGCCGGTCATGGATCCGGATCATCCCGAGCGGCGTGCGGCCAAGGATAATGCGATCAGCTATTCGGAAGGGCTGCTGATCGGCTATCGCTGGTACGATACCCGGGGCATCCAGCCGCTTTATGCCTTTGGGCATGGCCTGTCCTACACCCAGTTCCGCTATTCGGGCCTGAAAACCCGACCGAAGGGCGACGGCGCGGAAGTGCGCTTTACCGTCACCAACACCGGCAAGGTCGCGGGCGCGGAAACGGCTCAGGTCTATCTTGCCGCTCCGCCGGAAGCTCCGGCGCCGATGCCGAGCAAGTCGCTGGTCGGGTTCGATAAGGTGAACCTGGCGCCGGGGCGCTCCGCGACGATCAAGATCGAGATCCCGGCTCGGGCCTTCTCCTACTGGTCGGCCGAGCGGAAAGCCTGGACGAAAATTCCGGGGCCCCGCACCGTGCTGATCGGCGGGGCATCGGATTCAACCTCCCTCACTGGTACCCTTAGCGCGGGAAACTGA
- a CDS encoding luciferase family protein, which translates to MTSSAVPVNGIHALPARAGPRPRTIPCAPHSQIDQIVPEAHALALALIERVGGLAHVELGGSLRAPPGTVGLHLQPSACCGSARTFLLGREFAHVHLEDDCSLHAILPEPLRSAAIEAGWAEAHPLAGQPTVSPDTVMLYAPRDAAEIEILVQLVEASWRNAQGLPF; encoded by the coding sequence GTGACGTCATCTGCTGTGCCCGTGAATGGCATCCATGCCCTCCCTGCACGCGCCGGCCCGCGGCCGCGTACTATACCGTGTGCGCCACACAGCCAGATCGACCAGATCGTCCCGGAAGCGCACGCACTGGCGTTGGCACTGATCGAACGGGTGGGCGGGCTGGCGCATGTCGAGCTCGGCGGCAGCCTGCGCGCGCCGCCCGGGACGGTCGGGTTGCACCTCCAGCCTAGCGCATGTTGCGGCAGCGCCCGCACTTTCCTGCTCGGCCGCGAATTCGCGCATGTCCATCTTGAGGACGATTGCAGCCTGCACGCGATCCTGCCCGAACCGCTTCGCAGCGCCGCGATCGAAGCCGGTTGGGCGGAGGCGCACCCGCTGGCCGGGCAACCCACGGTCTCGCCGGATACGGTCATGCTCTATGCTCCGCGCGATGCGGCCGAGATCGAGATACTGGTGCAGTTGGTCGAAGCGAGCTGGAGAAACGCGCAGGGGCTCCCCTTCTGA